The Streptomyces cyanogenus DNA segment TCAACCTCGCGCATCAGGGGTACGCCGAGCGGGCGGATCTCGCGCACGGCGTGCAGCCCCCGCCGCCCGCCCCGGGCAGACAGCTGGTGTGAGCAGGAGCAGCAGCGCACCCCGGAGCCGTGCCCGGCTGTGCGTGCTCGTGCTGCTCCTCGCCCTGTGGGTGCCCGGCGCACACCTGTCGGCCCAGGCGCCCCCGTCCCTCGCGGTGGCCGCCGAGACCGCCGAGCACGAGATGCTCGACCCCGCGCTCCGGCCACTCGTCCGCGCCGTCCACCGGGCCGACGTACCCGAGCGCCCCGCACCCCTCCCCGGCCCGGTGTCCGCCCGCCCGGCGGCCCGCCCCCGCCCCACCGCACCGCGGGTGCCGGACACCGCGCCCCTGCTGCGCACGGTGGTCCTGCGCTGCTGACGGACCCGCGTCCCCGCACGGTCAGTCGGCTCGACGCAAGGAGCAGCACAGCCATGTCCAAGGATCCCTACGCCGTCCTGCGCGCCCTGCTGCGCGCGGAGGCCCGGCGCGGTGCGGCCGCCAGTCCGGACCAGCGCGCCCCGCAGCCGCAGCGGCCCCCGGAGGACCCGGCCCGCTGAACGGCCCCGGCGGGGGCGGCCCACCGCCTCCGCCGGGCCGGTGCGCTACCGGCGACGCCGGCTCGCGGTCCACAGCCTGTGCACAACGCTCGTGGAGCGGCGAGGCGCGGACCGCCTCGTCCAGTGCGGGTCCTGGTCCTGCCCGTGCCGGTGGCGCCCGCGACCAGGCCGTGCCGGTCGAGCGCCGGCCGCGGTACCCGGACCGACACGCCGGGGTGACACCCGCCGTCCCACCACGGGGCGCCGTGGTCGGGCGCGGGACCGGTGAAGGCGTGACCCGAGGCGCTCTTCTGCGCCCCGCCGGGCAGCGCACCGGCCCCCTCGGGCCCGGCGGACGGCGCGGTCCCGCTGTCGCTCATGTCCGGCACCCGCCCCCGTAGTAACCCGTTTGTCGGAATTGCTCCATCTTTTCAAGCGGTGCACTCCGCCGCCATGGCTGCGCCCGGAACGTCTTGACCGGTAGGCTTTCCGTGTGATCTTCAAGCGCATCGGAAACGGCCGGCCGTACCCCGACCACGGCCGGGAAAGCACCCGGCAGTGGGCGGACGTCGCGCCGCGCCCGGTCCGCCTCGATCAGCTCGTGACCACCAAGCAGCAGCTCGACCTGGAGACCCTGCTGGCGGAGGACTCGACGTTCTACGGCGACCTCTTCGCGCACGTCGTGAAGTGGCAGGGCGACCTCTATCTGGAGGACGGCCTGCACCGCGCGGTGCGCGCCGCCCTCCAGCAGCGCCAGGTGCTGCACGCGCGCGTGCTCGAACTCGACTGACCCGGCGCGACACGCCCGTTGCCCCTTTCGGGTTCCACTGAGCGGCATCGACTGATCATCTGATAGGCATCGCCGCTCGGGCGCACTACGCTGCGCTCATGAGCATGCTGACTCCCCCCGGCATGGGCGGCCAGTACCGGATCACGGGGGACGCATACCCTCGGATGCGTCCGCCCCGACGGCACGGCAGGCTCGTGGCCGTCGTGGTGGCGTCCACCGCCGTGCTCGGCCTGGTCGGCTGGGGCACCCTGCAGCTCATCGACGTCTTCACGGGCGGCGGCGACACGTCCACGGCGTCCGGCGCCGGCACCCACTGCCGGACCAGGTCCGCGGCGGCCCCGGCGGCGCGGGTGAAGCCCCTCCCCAAGCCCGGCCAGATCACCGTGAACGTCTACAACGCCACCAAGCGCACCGGGCTCGCCAAGAGCACCGCGGACGAGCTGAAGAAGCGCGGCTTCCGCATCGGCACCGTGGGCAACGCGTCGAAGCAGTACGACAAGAAGGTGAAGGGCACGGGGATGCTCCTCGGCTCCCCCGCCGCCCAGGACACCTCCCTGCGGGTCCTCGGCACCCAGCTCGCCGGCGCGGAGTCACGCGCCGACGGCCGCAAGGGCGCCGACCTGGACCTGATCATCGGGGACGCCTTCAAGGGCCTGGCCAACCGCTCGACCGCCGACCGGACCCTGACGACCCTGACCGAACCGCAGCCGACGGCCGTGCCGAAGAAGACCTGCTGAGCAGCGCCCCGAAAGGGGCGCGGGTGCATGTCCGGCGGGCGGCTTCCGCCGCGCGGGCGCGAGCGGCCGGAAGGTCCCCGCGCCCGCGGACGGCGGCCGGACCGCAGCCCGGCCGGTACGACCCGTACGAAGAGACCTACTCCGCGGCCCCGTAGAGGCGGTCCCCCGCGTCACCCAGCCCCGGCACGATGTATCCGAGCTCGTTCAGGTGGTCGTCCACGGCCGCCGTGACCACGGTGACCGGCGTACCCGCCAGCTCCCGCTCCATGACCTCGACGCCCTCCGGCGCGGCCAGCAGCACCACGGCGGTGACATCGTCGGCGCCGCGCTTGATCAGCTCCTGGATCGCCGCGACCAGCGTGCCCCCCGTGGCCAGCATCGGGTCGAGCACGTACACCTGGCGGCCCGAGAGGTCCTCCGGCATGCGCGAGGCGTACGTGGACGCCTGCAGGGTCTCCTCGTTGCGGATCATGCCCAGGAAGCCCACCTCGGCGGTCGGCAGCAGCCGGACCATGCCGTCCAGCATGCCCAGGCCCGCCCGCAGGATCGGCACCACCAGCGGGCGGGGCCGGGCGAGCTTGACGCCCGTGGTCTGCGCGACCGGGGTCCGGATGTCGACGGCCTCGGTGCGCACGTCCCGCGTCGCCTCGTAGGCGAGCAGGGTGACCAACTCGTCGGCGAGCCGCCGGAAGGTCGCGGAGT contains these protein-coding regions:
- a CDS encoding LytR C-terminal domain-containing protein; this translates as MSMLTPPGMGGQYRITGDAYPRMRPPRRHGRLVAVVVASTAVLGLVGWGTLQLIDVFTGGGDTSTASGAGTHCRTRSAAAPAARVKPLPKPGQITVNVYNATKRTGLAKSTADELKKRGFRIGTVGNASKQYDKKVKGTGMLLGSPAAQDTSLRVLGTQLAGAESRADGRKGADLDLIIGDAFKGLANRSTADRTLTTLTEPQPTAVPKKTC
- a CDS encoding type II toxin-antitoxin system VapB family antitoxin, translating into MIFKRIGNGRPYPDHGRESTRQWADVAPRPVRLDQLVTTKQQLDLETLLAEDSTFYGDLFAHVVKWQGDLYLEDGLHRAVRAALQQRQVLHARVLELD
- the upp gene encoding uracil phosphoribosyltransferase, translated to MRLHVVDHPLVAHKLTTLRDQRTDSATFRRLADELVTLLAYEATRDVRTEAVDIRTPVAQTTGVKLARPRPLVVPILRAGLGMLDGMVRLLPTAEVGFLGMIRNEETLQASTYASRMPEDLSGRQVYVLDPMLATGGTLVAAIQELIKRGADDVTAVVLLAAPEGVEVMERELAGTPVTVVTAAVDDHLNELGYIVPGLGDAGDRLYGAAE